Below is a genomic region from Spiroplasma endosymbiont of Dioctria linearis.
CTAAAGGAATTAAAACTGCAGTTTCTGGAAGACTTGGAGGAGTTGAAATGGCTCGTACTGAAGGTTACCTTGAAGGTTCAGTACCATTATCAACTTTAAGAAGTGATATTGATTATGCTCTATATGAAGCAAGAACTACATATGGACAAATCGGGGTTAAGGTTTGAATTAACCACGGGGAAATTATAGGAAAACAAAACCAAAACAATTCGAAAGCGATTGAGGACAAAAAACCTCAAAGAACACCAAGGGAGGTTAAATAGTTATGTTAATGCCCAAAAGAGTTAAATTCCGTCGTCCTCACAGAGTGAGTTACGAAGGAAAAGCAAAAGGTGGAAAATTTATCGCATTTGGTGAGTACGGATTGATGTCATTAGATGGTAATTGAATTACTTCAAGACAGATAGAAGCAGCTCGTATTGCTATGACACGTTATATGAAACGTTTTGGTAAAGTTTGAATTAGAATATTCCCTCATATGGCAATAACTAAAAAGCCATTAGAAGTACGTATGGGTTCAGGGAAAGGATCTCCTGAAGAATGAGTAGCAGTTGTTAAAACTGGCCAATTCATGTTTGAAGTTGGTGGAGTTTCAGAAGAAGTTGCTCGTGAAGCCTTACGTTTAGCAATGCATAAATTACCAGTGCGTTGCAAAATCGTTAAGAGAGGTGATGAATAATGTCTAAAGCAGTAGACTTCATGATAGAATTAAGAACAAAATCAGTGGAAGATTTAATCAAACTTGGTGAAGATCGCCGTGCTGAATTATTCGCTCTTAAATTTCAAGCTGCTGTAGGTAGTTTAGAACAAACTCACAGAATTCCTTCACTTAGAAAAGACATTGCAAGAATTGAAATGTTATTAGGTGAAAGAAGATTAGCTGGAGAAGATGTAAATAAAACTATTAAAGCAGATTATTCAAAAGCAGTTGTTGAAGCTGAAAAAGCTGGTAAACAAGTACGTAAAAAACATAAGGACATGATTGAAAAACTTCAACAAGAGCAATTTGGAACTGGAGAACAAGTTTCAGAGGATGCAATTATGGCAGCAATGCAAAATGCAACTGAGGAACCAATTGAAATAGAAGTTAAAGAAGAAAAACCAGCTCCTGCTCCTAAAAAGGAAGTAGTTGTTGAACCTAAACCAGCTCCTGCTCCTAAAAAGGAAGTGGTTGCTGAACCTAAACCAGCTCCTGCTCCTAAAAAGGAAGTAGTTGTTGAACCTAAACCAGCTCCTGCTCCTAAAAAGGAAGTGGTTGCTAAACCTAAACCAGCTCCTGCTCCTAAAAAGGAAGTAGTTGCTAAACCTAAACCAGCTCCTGCTCCTAAAAAGGAAGTGGTTGCTAAACCTAAACCAGCTCCTGCTCCTAAAAAGGAAGTAGTTGCTAAACCTAAACCAGCTCCTGCTCCTAAAAAGGAAGTAGTTGCTAAACCTAAACCAGCTCCTGCTCCTAAAAAGGAAGTAGTTGCTAAACCTAAACCAGCTCCTGCTCCTAAAAAGGAAGTAGTTGCTAAACCTAAACCAGCTCCTGCTCCTAAAAAGGAAGTAGTTGCTAAACCTAAACCAGCTCCTGCTCCTAAAAAGGAAGTAGTTGCTAAACCTAAACCAGCTCCTGCTCCTAAAAAGGAAGTAGTTGCTAAACCTAAACCAGCTAGTACAAAAGTTGTTCCAGCTGGAGAAGCAAAAGCAACTGGAAAAGGAAAACAAGCATTAAAAGATGTAAATATTAAATCTGCTAAGGTTGGGGTAATTAAAGGTGAACGTATTGAAGGTATTGACTTAAAACTTTCAAAAAAACCAGCTAATGCTAAAACATATACATTTGGATCAAATGTAGTAGAAGCAAGAAAACAAATTGAAGAAGCTAATAAAAAGTTAGCTGAAAGAAAAGCAGCAAAGCAACAAGCAGCAAAATCATTAATTAAAGGAGCTAAATAACCATGGAAAGAAATTTAAGAAAAACTTATACTGGTAGAGTAGTTTCAGACAAAATGGATAAAACTATTACCGTATTAGTTGAAACATATAAAAACCACCCAATTTACAAGAAACGTGTTAAGTATTCAAAGAAATACAAAGCGCACGATGAAAATTCGAGTGCTCAAATGGGAGACAGAGTTGAAATTATGGAAACTCGCCCAATGAGTAAAACTAAAAACTTTAGACTTGTTAGAGTTGTTGAAAAAGCAATTATCTAATTTCAGAGGTACGACAGAATGATACAAAATGAATCAAGATTAAAAGTCGCTGATAACTCAGGTGCTAAAGAAATATTAGTTATTCGTAATTTAGGTGGAAGTGTTAGAAAGTTCACAAATATTGGTGATATTGTTGTTGCAACTGTTAAATCAGCAGCTCCTGGTGGAACTGTTAAAAAAGGTCAAGTTATTAAAGCTGTTATTGTTAGAACTGTAAGAGGTTTAAGAAGAGCTGATGGTACATACATTAAGTTTTCCGAAAATGCTGCAGTAATCATCAAAGATGATAAAACACCAAGAGGTACTCGTATCTTTGGTCCAATCGCACGTGAAGTAAAGGATGCTGGATTTGCAAAAATTGCCTCTCTAGCTCCCGAAGTGCTATAGAAGGAGAACTTTTATGAATAAATCAAAAATCTTAAGAGGAGATGTTGTAAAAGTTATCGCCGGAAATCACAAAGGAAAAATTGGACCAGTAGTTAAAGTATCAAAAGATAAAAAAAGAGTTTATGTTGAAGGAATTGTTGCAATTAAACATGCTAAGCCTTCACAAACAGATCAAGAGGGTGGAATGAAAGAAATACCTGCATCAGTAGATATTTCAAATGTTTCATTGGTTGATCCAAAAAATAAAAGTGGCTTTACAAAAATTGGATACAAAATTGCAGATGGAAAAAAAGTTAGAATTGCTAAAAAATCTGGCGTAGAAGTTAAATAGGGAAGGGATAAGTTAATATGGCAAAAGCAAATGTTAATAGATTAGAACAAAAATATAAAGAAAAAATCGTCCCAGAATTATTTAAAGAAAAGCAATACAAATCAATCATGCAAGTTCCAAAAATAGCAAAAGTAGTTATCAACATGGGTATTGGAGATGCTGTACAAGACACTAAGAAATTAGATGATGCAGTAATCGAATTACAACAAATTACAGGACAAAAACCTCTTGTAACTAAGGCTAAAAAATCTTTAGCTGTATTCAAATTGCGTGAAGGTATGCCAATTGGAGCAAAAGTTACTTTAAGAGGAAAAAGAATGTATGAATTTTTAGATAAATTAATCTCAGTTGCGTTACCACGTGTGCGTGACTTTAGAGGGGTACCAAAAACTAGTTTTGATAAACAAGGAAACTACACAATGGGTATCAAAGAGCAAATCATCTTTCCCGAAATAGACTATGATAAAGTTAAAAAAGTTCGTGGAATGGATATCACAATAGTTACAACAGCAAACCAAAAGGACGATGCATTCTCATTATTACAAAAAATAGGAATGCCCTTCGTTAAGTAATTGAGGAGAATAGGATAAAATGGCAAAAAAATCATTAAAAGTAAAACAAGCAAAAGTCCAAAAATTCAAAGTTAGAGAATACACACGTTGTGGAAATTGTGGTAGACCACATTCAGTTTTGAAAAAATTTAATCTATGCCGTGTATGCTTCAGAGATTTAGCATACAAAGGTCAAATCCCTGGTATTAAGAAAGCTTCATGATAGTGAAAGGAAAAAGAAATTATGACAACAGATGTAATCGCAGATATGCTTACTAGAATTAGAAATGCAAACCAACGTTTTCACAAAGACGTTCTAATTCCAGGAAGCAAAGTAAAATTAGAAATAGCAAACATTCTTAAAAAAGAAGGTTTCATCGAAGACTTCAAAGTTGCAGATGACTTTAAGAAAGACATTACTATAAGTTTAAAATACAAGGGAAAAATTAGAGTTATTAAAGGATTAAAAAGAATTTCAAAACCAGGATTAAGAGTTTACTCAAATTCTCATGACTTACCTCAAGTATTAAACGGTTTGGGTATTGCAATAGTTTCAACTTCAAACGGAATTATGACAGATAAGGAAGCTCGTCACCAAAACATTGGTGGAGAGGTTCTAGCATTTGTTTGATAAGGAGAGGAATTAATATATGTCACGTATAGGAAACAGAGTATTAAGTATTCCCGCCGGAGTAGAGGTTAAAGTTGAAACAAATAACGTTGTAACTATAAAAGGATCAAAAGGTGAATTAATTCAAACTTTCAGCCCTTTAATTGAAATTAAAGTTGAAGGTAGTGAATTACAAACTCTTAGAAAAAACGAACAAAAACACACAAAACAATTACATGGAACTACAAACTCATTAATTAAAGGAATGTTAACTGGAGTTAGTGAAGGATTTGTAAAAGAACTTGAAATTGTTGGGGTTGGTTATCGTGCAGCATTAGCTGGCAATAAAATCAACTTATCATTAGGGTTTTCACACCCTGTAGAATACGAAGTTCCAAAGGGAATTTTAGTAGAAATCCCAAAACCAACAGAAATTAAAATATCAGGAATTGATAAACAATTAGTTGGAGAAGTAGCAGCAAATATTAGAGCATATAGAAGACCAGAACCTTATAAAGGTAAGGGTGTTAAATACAAAAATGAAAAAATCATTAGAAAAGAAGGTAAAGCAGCTGGTAAGTAGGCTGTTGCTAAGGAGAAGTAAATATGAAATACACTAAAGCAGAAGCTAGAAAAAGAAGACACTATCGAGTAAGAAATAAAGTGTCTGGAACTAGTGCTAAACCAAGATTAAATGTATTTAAATCAAACTCATACTTCTATGCTCAAATAATTGATGATGCAAGTGGTGTTACATTAGTATCATCATCTTCAATAAAAATGGGATTTAAAAACGGACGTAACGTTGATGCAGCTAAAGCTGTGGGAAAAGATATTGCTGAAAAAGCAAAAAGTAAAAAAATAACTAATGTAGTATTTGATAGAGGTGGATATTTATTCCATGGTAAAGTAAAAGCTTTTGCAGAATCTGCAAAAGAAAATGGTATGAAATTCTAGAAGGAGATTAAGAAAAAATGACAGAAGAAACAAAAGTTGTTAAAACTGAATCAACTCCAAAAGTAGATTCAAGCAACCAAGACAAAAGAGAAACTAGACCAAACAATAACAATAACAATAGACCTAACGGACAAAGAAGAGATCCAAAATTCAACAGAAACAGAGAAGACAACCCTTATGAAGAAAGAGTTGTTACTATCAACCGTGTTACAAAAGTTACAAAAGGTGGACGTAGATTCAGATTTGCAGCAGTTGTAGTTATTGGTGATAAAAAAGGTAGAGTTGGGTTAGGAACAGGAAAAGCTAACGAAGTACCAGATGCAATTAAGAAAGCTATTAAAGAAGCAAGAAAATCTTTAATTAGAATTCCATTAGCAGGTTCTACAGTACCTCATGATGTTATGGGACATTATGGTGCTGGAAAAGTTATGATTAAGCCTGCAAGAAAAGGTACAGGAGTTATTGCTGGTGGTCCAGTTCGTGCTGTTGTTGAATTAGCTGGAATTTCAGATATCTATACAAAATCATTGGGATCAAATACACCTATCAATATGATAAGAGCTACATTAGAAGGTTTACAACAAATGCAAACACCAGAACAAATTGCAAGATTACGTGGAACTCAAGTTGAAGTTAAAAAAGAAACTAAAGAAGCTACAATAGCTTAAGAAGGAGTAATTATTTATGAAATTACATGAATTAAAATCTACACCAGGAAGTAAAAAAGACTCAACACGTGTTGGTCGTGGTATGGCTTCTGGTAAAGGTAAAACATCAACTAGAGGACATAAAGGTCAAAATTCACGTTCTGGTGGAGGGGTAAGACCTGGATTTGAAGGTGGACAAACTCCTTTATTCAGAAGATTACCTAAAATAGGTTTTACAAGCTTAAACAGAAAAGAGTTTGTATTAATTAATTTAGATAAATTAGAAACATTAGGGTTAACTGAGGTAAATCACAAAACTTTAATGGAGAAAAAAATTATTAAAAATGAAAAAACATTAGTAAAAGTACTAGGAAATGGTAAAATTACTAAGTCAATAAAAGTTAAAGTAAATAAAGTATCAAAAAGCGCTGAAGAGTTAATCAAAGCTGCTGGTGGTACTATAGAGGTGATTTAGGTGGCTGCTAAAGTTAATAAAACTAAAAAGGCTAAAAAAACTAAATATAAAAACGAATTCGCTAAAGGTGGCTTCTTTGTTAGAAACAAAGACCTTGTTAAACGAATCGTTTTTACTTTAATAGTATTAATAATAATTAGAATGGGAACTTTATTAACAGTTCCTGGAGTTCAAGTTTCAGCAAACTTTAAAGAATCAGTTGGAAATCAAGACTTTTTCCAATTGCTATCAACTTTAGGGGGGGGAAGTATTGGACAATTCTCAATATTGGCTTTAGGTGTTTCACCTTATATTACTGCCTCAATTATTGTTCAATTGCTTTCAACTGATGTTATTCCTGTTTTAACAAGATGAAGTAAATCTGGTGAAAGAGGAAGAAGAAAATTAGATAGGTTAACCAAGTTATTAGCAATTCCGTTTGCATTAATGCAATCTGTAGCTACAATCTTTACGTTAACAAGTCAAGGGTTAATTGATGCTAAATGAGGTACAAATGCACAAGGCACTGGACCTGCATGATTTTATTACATATTAGTGCCAACAGTAATGCTTGGTGGAACATTCTTAATGTTATGAATTTCAGATCAAATAACAATTAAAGGTATTGGTAATGGGGTTTCAATTATTATTTTTACAGGTATTGTTTCACAAATGCCAAATAACTTTACAAACACATTTAAATTCTGAGTTGAAGTAAAAGGAGAATCAACAATTCTATTTGATGGATTATTGAAATTCCTAATATATATTATTTCGTTCTTATTAGTTATTTTTGTTGTTGTTTTAATGAATGAAGCTGAAAGAAAAATTCCAATTCAACAAACAGGTGCGGGATTAGTTGATACAAAAGATCACACGCCATATCTACCATTGAAATTAAATAATGCAGGGGTTATTCCAGTTATTTTTGCCTCAGCTATAATTTCAACACCAATGACAGTTGCTCAAATTATTGCAGCTACAAACCCAAATAATGGTTTTGTGTTGTTTACACAAAATTACTTATCATTTGGTACTTGGTGAGGAATTGCAATTTATGGAATATTAACAATTCTATTTACTTTCCTTTATGCACAAGTACAAATTAATCCTGAAAAAATTACAGAAAACTTTAAAAAATCTGGGACATTTATTCCAGGAATTAAACCTGGAAAAGAAACTGAAAAATTTTTATCAGGGGTAATTAATAGATTAAGTATTATTGGAGCATTATTCCTTGCAGGAATTGCAGTTCTTCCTTATGTAATTTCAAAAATTACAGCTTTACCATCTCACTTAGCTATTGGGGGAACCGGTTTAATAATTGTAATATCAGTTGCAATTCAAACTGTTCAGCAATTAAAAGGTAGATTGATTCAACAATCATTCTTGGATAAAAAACAAGATAAATTTAGTGAAAATGAATCTGCCTATAATTCACATATTTGATAATAAGGAGAAATAGCAATTATGAATATAATTTTACTTGGTGCTCCAGGTAGTGGCAAAGGAACTCTTTCAGAGTTTCTTTGTGAGAAAAAGGCTTTTACACAACTTTCAACTGGTGATTTATTTAGAGATAATATTTTAAATAAAACTGAATTAGGTTTAAAAGCTCAAGAGTTTATAAATAAGGGAAAGTTAGTTCCAGATTCAATAACAAACTCAATGGTTGAAAAATATCTTAAAGTTAAAAAACAGGATTTAATTTTTGATGGTTTTCCAAGAACAGATGATCAAGCTTTAGCTTTGGACAAAATGTTAGAAAAATTAGATGAAAAAATTGATCAAGTCGTTTACTTAGATATTGATGAAAGCACTTTAATGGGTCGTTTAACAGGAAGAATGATTTGTCAAATTTGCAAAAGAAGTTATCATAGAATAACTAGAAAACCTTTAAAAGAAGGAATTTGTGATTTTGATAATGGAGCTTTAATTGTGCGCCCTGATGATCAAGAAGATAAAATAAAAATAAGATTAGAAGCATATCATAATCAAACAGCTCCATTAATAAAATTTTATAAAGAGAAAATAATTAAAATTGATGCTGATAATTGTTCACCTGAAGAGCTTTATATTAGAGTAGAAAAAGTTCTGGGTTTTTAATAAAATGGCTATTACAATTAAAAATGCTGAACAAATTGAAAAAATGAGATATGCTGGAAAAGTTCTTGGAGAAGCCTTACAAGAGCTAAAAAAAATGATTAAGCCAGGCATTAATTGTTTGGAATTAGATAAATTTTTTATAGATTTTATTACACAAAAAGGTTGTACAAGTAATTTTAAAGGTTATGGTGGATTTCCCGCACATATATGTATATCAATTAATGAACAATTAATTCATGGAATACCTAGAAATAGAATATTAAAAGATGGAGATATTGTATCAATTGATGCAGGATGTGTTTTTGAAAAATATCATGCAGATGCAGCAATAACTGCAATTTGTGGTAACTCAAAAGATAAAAAGTATGATAAACTAATAGAGTTGACTGAAAAGTCACTATACTTGGCAATTGAGCAGGTAAGAGCTGGTGTACGCATCGGAACTATTTCTTCTACTGTTCAAAAATTTATTGAAGAAAATGGTTATCATTTGCCAACAGATTATTCAGGACATGGTATTGGATTGGAAATGCATGAAGATCCCTTTGTTCCTAATGTAGGAATAGAAAATACTGGAATGAGATTAGTTCCAGGAATGGCTATTTGTATTGAGCCCATGGTTCAAATAGGAACAGATAAAACTATTGTGGCTGATGATGATTGAACAGTGTCATCAAAAGATGGTAGCATGACTGCCCACTTTGAACATACTATTTTGATCACTGAAGGAGATCCAGAGGTATTAACTTTATTTAAAACCAAGGAGGAAACAGAATAATGGCAAAAGAAGATTATTTAGAAGTGGATGGTACCGTTTTAGAGGTACTACCGAATGCTACTTTTAAGGTGAAATTAGAAAATGAAATAGTTATAGACGCCCACGTGTCTGGTAAAATCCGAATGAATTACATTCGCATCTTACCAGGAGATAAAGTTACTGTTGCAATTTCACCATATGACCCAACACGTGGAAGAATTACATATCGTTTTAAAAATGGTAAATAAGTAATTTCAATCAACAATGTAAATATAAATTAAGTACACAAAATCAGGAGGTTAGAAAAGATGAAAGTAAGATCATCTGTCAAAAAAATTTGCGACAAGTGTCGTGTAATAAGACGTAAAGGCCGTGTAATGATTATTTGTGAACAACCAAAACATAAACAACGACAAGGTTAATTATTTTATTAATATTTATTAATAAAATAAAAAAGGTTAATCTTATTAGAAAGGAAATTAATAATGGCTCGTATAAATGGGGTAGAAATACCTAATGAAAAAAGAGTAGTTATTGCTCTAACTTATATTTATGGTATTGGTTTAACAACTTCACAAAAAATCCTTGAGGCTACAAAAGTAAGCGAAGATACAAGAGTTAAAGACTTATCAGAAGAGAATATTAAATCAATCTCTCAAGAAATTTCTAAAGTAAAAACTGAAGGAGATTTAAGAAGAGAAACAGCATTAAACATTAAACGTTTAATGGAAATTGGATGTTACAGAGGAATGAGACACAGAAAAGGACTTACTGTTCGTGGACAGTCAACTAAGACAAATGCACGTACGAGAAAAGGTCCTCGAAAAACTGTAGCTAATAAGAAAAAATAGTTAGAGAGGTATAAACTATGGCAAATAATAAACAAAACAATAAGAAAAAAGTTAAAAAGAATATTGCTAAAGGTATAGCTCACGTTCACTCAACATTCAACAATACAATCGTAACTGTTTCAGATGAAAAAGGTAATGTTATAGCTTGATCAAGTGCTGGAGTAATGGGATTTAGAGGAAGTAAAAAATCAACACCTTATGCTGCTCAGTTAATCGCTGAAGCTGCTGGTAAAGGGGCAATGGACAATGGAGTTAAATCTATTGCTGTTGAAGTAAAAGGTCCAGGCCCAGGAAGAGATGCTGCTGTTAGAAGTTTACAGGGTATCGGATTAGAAATAACTTCAATTAAAGATACAACACCAATTCCCCACAATGGAGTGCGTCCACGTAAACGCCCGAGAGGTTAATAAAAGAATATGAAACAATTTTCAAGACCAGAATTTAAATTATTAAAAGAAGAGAAAAACAGAAACTATGGGGAATTTAAAGTTGAACCTCTTGAAAGAGGATTTGGAACAACTCTTGGTAATGCAATTAGAAGAACATTAATTTCTTCAACACCAGGAGCTGCTGTTTATGCAATTAAAATTGTAGGTGCAGCCCATGAATTTACATCAATAAATGGAATTGTTGAAAATGTAAGTAGAATTATTTTAAATCTAAAAAAATTAGCTTTAAAAATAGATTCAAAAATATTTGAAGATGAAGAGTTTGTTGAATTAAAAGTTAGTTCTACAAGAGTTGGAAAAATAACTGCAGGAGATATTAGTTTACCTACTGGAGTTGAAGTTATGAATCCAGAATTACACATATGTACAATTGCAGATGGTGGAGTTTTAGATTTAACTTTATTTGCAAAAAACTCAAGAGGTTATAGATCATTTAAAGATAATAAAAAAGAAAAATTAGTTGCAGATGCAATTACAATCGATTCAAATTATTCTCCAATTGTTAAAGTTGCATATCATGTAGATGCAACAAAAATTGGAAAATCAGTAGATTTAGAAAAACTTGTTTTAGAAGTTGAAACTGATGGAACTGTTACTGCAAGTGATGCAGTTGCAACAGCTGCAAAAATATTAGTTGAACACTTACAATTCTTTGTAAATTTAAATGATGAAATTAACGAATTAAATGTAATTGGGGCAACAAATGAAGAAGATGAAAAAGAATTAGATCGTTTAATTGAAGATTTAGACTTTACACAAAGAAGTTTAAATTGTTTAAAAAGAGCAAGCATCAATTCATTACGTGACTTAGTTTCTCGTACTGAAGATGATATTCAAGAAATCAGAAACTTGGGTAGAAAATCATTAAAAGAAATTAAAGATAAAGTTGTTCAATTAGGATTAACTTTTAAACAAGACTAGAAGGAAGGTGTAGTTATATGTCATATATTCAAAAAAGAGGTAAAAACACTGCTTGAAGAGTTGCTTTAATGAGAAACTTAACTACAGAGCTAATAATTTCAGAAAGATTAGAAATTACTGAAACTAGAGCTAAAGAATTAAGACAACACTTTGACAAAATGGTTACACTTGGTAAAAGAGGTGACTTACATGCTCGTAGACAAGCTGCTGCTTGATTAAGACATGTTGATGCTTCTGAAAAGGAAACTGCATTACAAAAACTGTTTTCAACAATTGCAAAAAGGTTTAAAACAAGAGAAGGTGGTTATACAAGAATTCTTAAATTGGATAACCGTCGTGGTGATAATGCACCAATGTGTATCATAGAGTTAGTTTAATTATTTATAATAAAAAAAAGTTCCCAAAAGGATCTTTTTTTATTAATTTGTTTTTCTTTTAATACACTATTATAAAAAGATTTATAATATATGAGGAGGCAAGATTATGAACAATGTTTTATTTATTGGTTTAGGTCATATGGGGTCATCTTTGCTTAAAGGAGTGTTTAAAAATGAGCAAATTAAGGCAAAAATTTATGGTTATGATACATTTAAAAACTTAGAAGACAATGTAATAAAATCTGTAAAAGGTGCTAATTCATTAAATAATTTAGAAGAAATAGTATCAAAAAATATAAACTATATTATTTTTGCTGTTAGGCCAATGGATTTTGATAAATTATGTCAAAATTTAAATGGTTTAGACTTAAAAAATAAAACTATTATTTCAATGGTTAATGCTATAGAAATAGAAGAAATTAAGTTAAAATTTAAAAAGCAGAAAAATTTAAAAATTATAAGAATAATGCCAAATATGAATGCTTCAATACAGAAATCAGTGACAGCTATTGCATATAATAATGCTGCAAAAGAAGAA
It encodes:
- the rplP gene encoding 50S ribosomal protein L16, with translation MLMPKRVKFRRPHRVSYEGKAKGGKFIAFGEYGLMSLDGNWITSRQIEAARIAMTRYMKRFGKVWIRIFPHMAITKKPLEVRMGSGKGSPEEWVAVVKTGQFMFEVGGVSEEVAREALRLAMHKLPVRCKIVKRGDE
- the rpsQ gene encoding 30S ribosomal protein S17, which produces MERNLRKTYTGRVVSDKMDKTITVLVETYKNHPIYKKRVKYSKKYKAHDENSSAQMGDRVEIMETRPMSKTKNFRLVRVVEKAII
- the rplN gene encoding 50S ribosomal protein L14 — translated: MIQNESRLKVADNSGAKEILVIRNLGGSVRKFTNIGDIVVATVKSAAPGGTVKKGQVIKAVIVRTVRGLRRADGTYIKFSENAAVIIKDDKTPRGTRIFGPIAREVKDAGFAKIASLAPEVL
- the rplX gene encoding 50S ribosomal protein L24; the protein is MNKSKILRGDVVKVIAGNHKGKIGPVVKVSKDKKRVYVEGIVAIKHAKPSQTDQEGGMKEIPASVDISNVSLVDPKNKSGFTKIGYKIADGKKVRIAKKSGVEVK
- the rplE gene encoding 50S ribosomal protein L5, translated to MAKANVNRLEQKYKEKIVPELFKEKQYKSIMQVPKIAKVVINMGIGDAVQDTKKLDDAVIELQQITGQKPLVTKAKKSLAVFKLREGMPIGAKVTLRGKRMYEFLDKLISVALPRVRDFRGVPKTSFDKQGNYTMGIKEQIIFPEIDYDKVKKVRGMDITIVTTANQKDDAFSLLQKIGMPFVK
- a CDS encoding type Z 30S ribosomal protein S14, producing MAKKSLKVKQAKVQKFKVREYTRCGNCGRPHSVLKKFNLCRVCFRDLAYKGQIPGIKKASW
- the rpsH gene encoding 30S ribosomal protein S8, producing the protein MTTDVIADMLTRIRNANQRFHKDVLIPGSKVKLEIANILKKEGFIEDFKVADDFKKDITISLKYKGKIRVIKGLKRISKPGLRVYSNSHDLPQVLNGLGIAIVSTSNGIMTDKEARHQNIGGEVLAFVW
- the rplF gene encoding 50S ribosomal protein L6, translated to MSRIGNRVLSIPAGVEVKVETNNVVTIKGSKGELIQTFSPLIEIKVEGSELQTLRKNEQKHTKQLHGTTNSLIKGMLTGVSEGFVKELEIVGVGYRAALAGNKINLSLGFSHPVEYEVPKGILVEIPKPTEIKISGIDKQLVGEVAANIRAYRRPEPYKGKGVKYKNEKIIRKEGKAAGK
- the rplR gene encoding 50S ribosomal protein L18; its protein translation is MKYTKAEARKRRHYRVRNKVSGTSAKPRLNVFKSNSYFYAQIIDDASGVTLVSSSSIKMGFKNGRNVDAAKAVGKDIAEKAKSKKITNVVFDRGGYLFHGKVKAFAESAKENGMKF
- the rpsE gene encoding 30S ribosomal protein S5; this translates as MTEETKVVKTESTPKVDSSNQDKRETRPNNNNNNRPNGQRRDPKFNRNREDNPYEERVVTINRVTKVTKGGRRFRFAAVVVIGDKKGRVGLGTGKANEVPDAIKKAIKEARKSLIRIPLAGSTVPHDVMGHYGAGKVMIKPARKGTGVIAGGPVRAVVELAGISDIYTKSLGSNTPINMIRATLEGLQQMQTPEQIARLRGTQVEVKKETKEATIA
- the rplO gene encoding 50S ribosomal protein L15, translated to MKLHELKSTPGSKKDSTRVGRGMASGKGKTSTRGHKGQNSRSGGGVRPGFEGGQTPLFRRLPKIGFTSLNRKEFVLINLDKLETLGLTEVNHKTLMEKKIIKNEKTLVKVLGNGKITKSIKVKVNKVSKSAEELIKAAGGTIEVI
- the secY gene encoding preprotein translocase subunit SecY, producing MAAKVNKTKKAKKTKYKNEFAKGGFFVRNKDLVKRIVFTLIVLIIIRMGTLLTVPGVQVSANFKESVGNQDFFQLLSTLGGGSIGQFSILALGVSPYITASIIVQLLSTDVIPVLTRWSKSGERGRRKLDRLTKLLAIPFALMQSVATIFTLTSQGLIDAKWGTNAQGTGPAWFYYILVPTVMLGGTFLMLWISDQITIKGIGNGVSIIIFTGIVSQMPNNFTNTFKFWVEVKGESTILFDGLLKFLIYIISFLLVIFVVVLMNEAERKIPIQQTGAGLVDTKDHTPYLPLKLNNAGVIPVIFASAIISTPMTVAQIIAATNPNNGFVLFTQNYLSFGTWWGIAIYGILTILFTFLYAQVQINPEKITENFKKSGTFIPGIKPGKETEKFLSGVINRLSIIGALFLAGIAVLPYVISKITALPSHLAIGGTGLIIVISVAIQTVQQLKGRLIQQSFLDKKQDKFSENESAYNSHIW
- a CDS encoding adenylate kinase — encoded protein: MNIILLGAPGSGKGTLSEFLCEKKAFTQLSTGDLFRDNILNKTELGLKAQEFINKGKLVPDSITNSMVEKYLKVKKQDLIFDGFPRTDDQALALDKMLEKLDEKIDQVVYLDIDESTLMGRLTGRMICQICKRSYHRITRKPLKEGICDFDNGALIVRPDDQEDKIKIRLEAYHNQTAPLIKFYKEKIIKIDADNCSPEELYIRVEKVLGF
- the map gene encoding type I methionyl aminopeptidase, whose protein sequence is MAITIKNAEQIEKMRYAGKVLGEALQELKKMIKPGINCLELDKFFIDFITQKGCTSNFKGYGGFPAHICISINEQLIHGIPRNRILKDGDIVSIDAGCVFEKYHADAAITAICGNSKDKKYDKLIELTEKSLYLAIEQVRAGVRIGTISSTVQKFIEENGYHLPTDYSGHGIGLEMHEDPFVPNVGIENTGMRLVPGMAICIEPMVQIGTDKTIVADDDWTVSSKDGSMTAHFEHTILITEGDPEVLTLFKTKEETE
- the infA gene encoding translation initiation factor IF-1 translates to MAKEDYLEVDGTVLEVLPNATFKVKLENEIVIDAHVSGKIRMNYIRILPGDKVTVAISPYDPTRGRITYRFKNGK
- the rpmJ gene encoding 50S ribosomal protein L36, yielding MKVRSSVKKICDKCRVIRRKGRVMIICEQPKHKQRQG
- the rpsM gene encoding 30S ribosomal protein S13 — its product is MARINGVEIPNEKRVVIALTYIYGIGLTTSQKILEATKVSEDTRVKDLSEENIKSISQEISKVKTEGDLRRETALNIKRLMEIGCYRGMRHRKGLTVRGQSTKTNARTRKGPRKTVANKKK